The window TGAAAAGAACGAGGAAATGAGAGAGATTCAGAAAGGTGACAAAGAGAATCTTGACAATTTTGCCTAAAGCCAACTCTACTCTCAAGTTTTAACAAGGTTTTCTTTCACTGCCCAAATGCCTAGGATTCTActtctaatatttttgttttgtgcaAATAGTTTCCACTTGGGAGTGGGAGGAAATTCAGTTGAATAACAATGAAGAGACTTTAATAGAAGATAGTTTGGCTCCGGCTTTACTCTGTCATTTATTTACTATCCCCTGGGATCATCCTTATAAATTATTCCATATCTCTGCTCTGTCCTTTTGATAATGTAACTTTTGtcaaaaatacacaattttacaAAATTCACAGATTTCCATCTCAATCAATTTATTTTCATGAGACCTCAGTTTATGCACAGATTGTACCAACAGCTACAGGATCGGCATCAGTTGTCAAGCACAGGGAAAAGGCAGTGCCCAGTCTCAGAAATAACCCTGGACTGGAGTCACCAAGCTTGGTCCCCAGGGAGGGAAACAAAGCACAGGCCTATGGATCAACTGCTCTGCCTCCTCCCGGGGAAGAGAACACCCCCTTTACCTCGGAAAACCACCTTATGGGCATTGATGGCAATGGAAGAGGCAGCCTCCCTTTTCTACATTCCAAGCACATTCTGAATGATTAAAGCTAAATCTCTCTGGGTCTTAAAGTGAGAGGTGCTTTTGATAGAGGCTGGGGAGTCTGAAGGACATGTTTTCAAGGACTAGTGAAAGAGAAGGGAACGCTACTAAGAGCTAAGACTTAGTGTACAGAGGAAACGAGTGAAGGAAGTGACATGAGAACATCATAAGTTACATTCATTGAGTGTTTGCTATGTTCCAGACATTTTTCTGATCACACCAAACAGATCTCTCTTTTAACCCCTGAAAAACTTACTTGGTAggtaatattgtttttattttacatataagaaaactgaggcacatagaGCTTCAGAAACTTACTCAGAATCACACAGCTGTAAATAGCATATTATGGATTGAAACACAATCTGACCCTGAAAACTGGCTTTTAAACCACAAAGCTATATTGTTCTGAGTCATCAATAGTAATCTTAGGGAGAACATTAATTCTCCCACCCTGCATGGGATGGTGACTCcagctattttattttgtttttaaaggattgCACAATTTCAAATATCCAGAGAGATTGGGACCATCCAAACAGTATAATTGGGTTATACGTAgattcatctatttattttttagtgttaaTTAATTGGTACACTAGACTATTCTACAAGTTTTGCCCTGATTCTAAAAGGCAATCACTGTGAGCCAAACACAGAGACATtgagttatttattttcagtctttATTATGGGGAAGAGCTAAGTGACGATTTCATTATATGATTTCTGTTGTCTTATTAGATGACACGCTAATCCCAGCTCTTAAAAAGCAGCTTAGGGGAAACCTTGGTGACCCTAGAAGATAGTAAATTATATTGGAATGAATAATAGACTGGAAATCAAGAGCTCTGTGTGTAACTTGGCTCTCCGACTGATGTTTGACTAATATTTATATAGTAAATTGCCTGTTTGATGTATTTTTGGAAGTCCTGCAGGCATCCaaacttcataaaatataaatgtccACCATTTATGCTTTTGCTCTTAAATATGCTTCTTTTTCCCCTATGTACCACCCTCTACCTAATcgttcaaataaaaatattaaaacctatCGACATTACCTCTCTACATTTCTTCAGTGGGACATCTCATCTCCATGTTTGCTCTCATTGCTTTTATTCTATGCCTGGGTGACTTCACCAGGCTCTTAATTGGACATAATGACTCCAGGCTAGCCCTTTTCAAATCTGACCTCTGCTTCACACCACTATACAATCTCTTCCATTTACTGAAGAAACAGATATGGTCTGTCCACTTCCAGCTGAAAACTACCCAGTGGCTGCCATTGCTGAGTCTAAGCAACTTGTCATAGTATCTAAAACCTTCGCTACTCAGGCCCTTGTTATCCGTGCAGCCGTTGTCCTCTCTTCATGTCTCTTCATGCTTTAACACACCAGACTGCTTTCGTTCCTTAAGCTCTATGAACTTTCTTGCATTCATACTCAAGCTAGACTCTGCTTGGATGAAAGTTTCCTCCTCTTCTGGTTAAATTCTCATGTCTATTCTTTCTGTTTCCAAAGCATGCTGCAAATTTTATcctaacatcacatcttaaagaAGTTGTCTTAATTCATTCTTTCTCTATGATAGATGATAAACTTTTCAAGGCCAGGGGCCTCATTCTAGTCATCATTTCAGCCCCACTGTATAACTCAGTCTAGGGCAtggtaagtgcttaataaattgtCATAAATCCTCAAACTGAAATGATCATATATGAGTCACTTTCCTTCCCAGGTTtcatccacattaaaaaaaaatgaataccaTTATATATTGCAGATAATATCCTACTTAGAATCATATGTAATATGTCATTTTCAAAATCTTCTCTATATAATTATGTGTTTGAGTGTTCAATTAATAAGACACATTTTATACTTTTGCacaatcttgtttatatttttttaagttttacaaCTCACAATATCCAATGCATATGTATTCACATTTATTTAGTGATGTCAAACTCCTTATATTTGGCATTTGAAAAAGTTTACAGAAAACTTTCAAATCAAATAATAGTAATgaagaagttaaataaatgtcTTAAATATGCAACATTGGTTAGCATTTGAGATCTAAAATgcaataatattaatttaaagtAGTATTAGAAACCTGTTGtacttaaaatgtatattaatattATGAGCTCACAAGTTTTGAAATCAGACTTATTTGGTTAAAATATACAATCTGCCACTCATCACCAAGTTAACCTATGCAAgctaaaacataaaaatgtgaaaattattcctatttttaattgGGACCATAATACCTCTCTTTCAAGAGAATACTAAGCTTTAGAGATGACTTTTAGTAGCTTTACTACAATTTTAATGTTGATAATAATGCTAGTGATACTGGTGGTAATGATGAcggtggtggtgatgctggtgctaGCTCTTCCTACCTCTCTGCATTTTATGCATGAATTTACCCCTGTTAAGATAAGTTCCCTCATTCCAAGGGCtatcattctttcattcatcctcCTTAACATAAGTCTTACTTTACCTTTAGGTTTTAGTCTAACATCATTTTCTCAGGAAAGCAGTCCCTGATTTCTCAAACAGTCCCTATTTCTCTCCTGGAAAGCACCTGTATGCTTCTTTCATTGTGCTTCTTACAAACATAATAAATTTATTACTTACAAAATACTATTGTAAAATCTTCCCCAACTTGAGTgtgctcatttttatttctgtatcccTAGTTTGGTACCGTGCTGATAACTATCCAATTGAAATCattgtgaaaggaaaaaataaaatgttcttttatacTCAATTCAAAGAGTTGCAAAAAGTGACTGTTTCTGTCTGCAGGTAACAAGCATTCCCAACATGAGAGCCATTTTAAATAAGAGAGAGAGGATTTTTCAAAACCTATATAACTAGAGTCTCAGGTGAATCTAAGCATCGTACTAAAGGCATAttgtaaggaaaaagaaaacaaaatattggtGGAGGACTGAAgaaaagtaattaattaaaaagaggTGGTCCTGTTGTTCTGCCTTTTTGGTTTAGTCCATAGGAGGAAAGGTCTCCTCAGAATGCAGGTGACTGAGGGACAGGGGGCATTGCTGGACACCAGTGAATCCCTCTGTGCTTACTGTCTTAGGCCACAGTTGCTGTGCAGGGCAAGAAAGGTCCGTAAAGATGACATGTTTGCTTGGCGGCTCCCTGTTGGGGCTCCGATGTATTACCTGGATCTAATTATCTCATCTCCGGCTGACAAAGGGGTTTGTTTCCATGGAACGTTTCCAtcactcctgccccagcccagcttcCAGGGAGCTGTCTAAAAGCTTGATGTATTTTTGGATCCCCTGCTCATTGGATGAACAAGCTGAAGCAAATATGTATTGACCTCAAAGCATTTATAAACTGTAGAACATTATATTCTCATCAGAGCCATAGGGGCAGTAAACTATAGTTTCTCTGCTGTGAAACATGGTTTTGCTTATGCACTGTGTTACTGGGGTTGTGCCTAAACAATAATACATCATTTGTGGCACATGTCGCCTTCTTTATTGAAAGGCAAAACAAAGAGTTGAGGACAAAAATCATTACTTCTTTAGCAATTTTTcacaaaatgcttttcttttgtaCTTGACACACAGATGGGACATTGTACTGCGAGGGAAATGATGTATGGCAGTGTGACAAATTTCATTTCCCTTCTAAAACCAGAATCAGAAGGATACACACATTTTAGAAAGTTgcgtttccttaaaaaattaaataagctttaaaaaagaagttggGGGGATATTTAGTGGGCTTCCCTGGGGAGGCATTTGTGTGCTTTAATTGAGTTGTTGGGTATTGATCAAAGTGCTTAAATGAAAATATTGGTAACAATAAATCGGCTCATGTAAGAGTTTCTGTATCATCTTGGAAATGATGACCCATGGCTGAGGCTGGATCTAACAGTGTGAAGCAGCCCAGTAGGACTTGGACAGACAATGGCAAGGGCCCCAATTAGCTTCCCTGGGCCCAGCAAAAGTTCTATGTGAACTTCCTGAATGGTTGAAAAAAATAAGGCAGCTGCTTCCAGCTCTTGCTGTTTCTTCTCTattgtccccttttttctccactTCATCCCGcatacagtgtttctcaaagtgtgtccACCCACCACCTGCTTCTAAGTCACTGATATGCTTCCTAAAAACGGGAGGTTCCCAGCACCACCTCTGTGCTTCTGAATCAGGGTGTGTAAAATTGGGCCTGGGGATCTGCATGGTTCATATATCCACACGGTGATTGTCTGACCTTCTAAGCCTGTGAATCACTGCCCCACGTCTTATCCCCAGCTGCTCTGAGGAGGAATCATGGTAACATCAACGAAGGACTGACTTCTTTCTCTCAGGGTCACTTTCTCTCACTGTGTTACATGGTGACTTGTAGAAGTGTTCATAGCTACAGCAGGTTCTCCAATAAGTCCTTTTGTTCAGCGTTATTTCACTGTAACGTTGATGAAATGCTGTAAGAATCGAACTCTTGTTTATATTGATCAGCCTATGATAAAACTGTGGTTTCATTATACATCTTTTCCCACCGTTCCAATAACCTATGGACAACGTTAAGACTTTCGGTATAATTTAGCGCCACTCTTCCAGATAACATGTTTACATTTTATCAGGATCTTCTTGTTTCTATCACATCATTTCATAAATTGCATTAgacatttgtttaaataaaaataaataaataagtgatttAAATAGGTTTAAGAAATGATGGGTTAAGTTTAGTGAAATATTTATGTCTACAGGACTTGTCAGGTCCTTTAATATAGGCCTGTACACCGGGAATCTTCAAACGGGGTTTCTTAAACACACTAGACAGGAAACTTCTTTGTCTTAAATGAATTTCTGTAGATTTGTATTTCTAAAATCCAACTGTGGAAAACACTGCCCAGTTCAGAAGGAATACTAGAGCATAAATGGAATCCTGGTGGAAATGTGACAGATTGGTTGTGGCAGAAGACATATTTGATGCCTCTTAAGTATTACCACGTATGTGACTATTTATTATGCTCATAGAGAGCCCTGCATTTATGTGAAGAAAATTACttgataaagataaattaaaaaatacatatatcttaGTCGTTTGGGgcttttataacaaaaatattgCAGACTGGATAGCATATAAACAGCAGAAACTTATTTCTATGGTTCTGTGGGCTGGGAAGTCCAGGAGGAAGGCACTGGCATATTTGGTGTCTGGCAACAGCCTACTTTCTGGATTATAAACAGCTGCCTTCTAACTATGTCTCACACAGTAGAAGGGGCAAGGGAACTctctggaatatatatatatatatatatatatatatatatatatatatatatatatatatatatataaaatttttgtttttgaagggCAGCACTGTCTTTATTCAACCGTCTCGCACAAAAATGAACAACCAGGATGTGTACCGCAGAACCAGGAAGGAGCCCGCACCAGCTCCTGTGTGAAccgcacccccagccccagcgctgcAGGGGCCCCTGGACGAGGCCGCAGGGTGGCTGCACAGGGGTCTGGTGTGGACTTGGCCAGGACTGTCCACCCAGCGCCCCTCCCCACGTTAAACAGGCTCAGGTCCCAGCAGCAGCCCGGAAGGTAGTGAACAGAGTGCCTGGAGGAAGAGTGGGCCACTCTGGAAATGGGGGGATCTACTCTCCCTCCACACTCCTggggggggctgtccctgggCCGACGGGGCTCCCAAGGAGACCACAGCCGCTCCCCAGCAGCAGCCAAGGCCAAGCGGCGCGCCAGATTTTGTTGCTAAGATCCCgggggctggtggagggagcGGAGAGGCTCAGGCATGCTCTGTGGGGCCAGGCCCGCTAgcgtgggagggggtggggcggcgGGCTGCAGGGACCCAGCGCTGGGCGCTGGGCTCTGGGGAGGCCCGCAGGGGGGCCGCGAGGCCATCGGCAGCGTCTGTGTCCAGGTCCAGCCTCCAGGACGCTTCGCACAGAGGCAGATCGTTTGCTTCGCGGGGACTGGAACTGGACGAGTAGTacgcctcctccagctcctccagctcaTAGAGGCCGATGGAGACCTCGTCCCGCAGGGCGGTGAGCTTGCGGTCGCCCTCCTCCAGCAGAGCCCGGAGCTGCTGGTTGCGCTGGTCGATGGCCTCATTCACCGACGGGAAGTCGTTCAGGATCAGGAGCTGCTTGAGGTCGGAGACCAGCTTCATCAGGGACTCACCGGCTCGGACGATGTTGGAGGCTCGCACGTGCATCTCGTAATTGTCCTGCtcgccttgggtggccctggacACCTGGGTCTCGTCCTCAGTCTTGGCGGTCTTGATGATCTCAGTGAAGCTCTCCATCATTGACTTGATGTCGTCCTTGAGCCGCTTGTTGGCGGACTGCAGCAGCGTCTCCTTGCTCTGCGGCAGGGCTCTCTGCTGGGCCGTGGCGGGGGCCTCCGTCCGTGCAGGCAGCAGAGGCCGCGGGCCACGAGGCAGCACGTTGTCTGCACACCTTGGGCCTGGCGGGCACCTGGCCAGGATGGGCCTGGGGACGAGCAAGCACCCCCGGGAAGTCCCGGCTCCCGGGCGCCACTCAGTACCCGGGGCCTGGGGTCCTTTTATAAAGGCtctaatctcattcatgaggtcttcaccctcatgacctaatcacctcccaaaggccctacttccaaataccatcataTAAGGGATTAGGTTTAAACATAttactgggggggaggggtagtaTTCAGTTTACAGCAACGTTTTAGAGAATTTAATATTTGCCCCAAATTGGTTCACACTACTAGAAAATATTTCCTAGGTAGCattgtagttattttaaaaaaatcaagttgccACACTTACCTTAGTGCAGatctataatatttaaaatgctgtaatttcccttttattttttaaacatctcaTCAGTTACTTGAATTATGAAAAAGCCAGCAAACCTTTGAAACACAATGTAAATACTGGGTGATGGAGTGTATTTTCTTCTGGGATACTTCTGCAAATATTGGGCCTGCTTTAATTTCTGTAGTTTCTAACCATCTTGGGATCATCATATACTCTTTCGGGATTTCTGATGATACTAATGGGACTTTCCCCTAAACATTATAAATTCACATGCAAAACAGTCCCTGGTACATTTTCTAGGGCT is drawn from Myotis daubentonii chromosome 3, mMyoDau2.1, whole genome shotgun sequence and contains these coding sequences:
- the LOC132229708 gene encoding mediator of RNA polymerase II transcription subunit 22-like, whose product is MNEIRAFIKGPQAPGTEWRPGAGTSRGCLLVPRPILARCPPGPRCADNVLPRGPRPLLPARTEAPATAQQRALPQSKETLLQSANKRLKDDIKSMMESFTEIIKTAKTEDETQVSRATQGEQDNYEMHVRASNIVRAGESLMKLVSDLKQLLILNDFPSVNEAIDQRNQQLRALLEEGDRKLTALRDEVSIGLYELEELEEAYYSSSSSPREANDLPLCEASWRLDLDTDAADGLAAPLRASPEPSAQRWVPAARRPTPSHASGPGPTEHA